TGCTGACCGTTAATTAGAGATCACTAACCAAGATGACAAAACACATTCCAATTCACACCTCCTGCCTGTCTGTTCCTGACTACGAACTTCCACCCGTTTCTACTCTTCCGGCATTCAACGAACACCTTTTGTGCACTTCTAGCACGTCGCTGATCTGTGACACCAAGCACCAGGCCTGGCCGTGCCCGTGAGACCCAGAAACTCCACCCCGGCCTTACCTTCGTTGTGCTGGGCCCTCCTTCTTTCATCCCGTGGTGTTCTGGTTCCGTCAATTttcctagaaaaggaaaaagacgGGCACGTATTATCTCGGGTACCGTTTGCCTAAACATCTACGAAGAAGTCAGACTTGAGAATCAGCTGTGTAAAATAAACTCttatgcagaaatagaaaaacggTAACTCCCTTATACTcaagaagcagaaacagaccaAAAACACATACTGACTGCCTGCCGTGTGCTCAACTGCCTGGCTCCCATTCCAGAAAACCTTCCCTTCCTTTGGCCCTCTCACACCAGGCCCTCCCAGGGTCCCCTGCTCCTGGGAACAGGTCTCCTGCACGTACGGGGAGTAGGGGTGTGTCCGAGGTGCAATTGTCCTCTGTGTTCCTGTCTGAAGCACGTCCTGTGGCGTCATCATGACATAGAACTGGCCTGCAGCGAAAGCAGGGGTTAGTGCAAAAACTGGGGGGCAGTGAGAACTGGTTAGGGGGGGCTTCCCTCCCTGCTAGGCCTgctgcctcccctgccttccgccctggccccttcctccctttACCTCCGGCCTGCAAGCTCTGGTCTGTGGTCTGTACGGATACAGCTGTGGTATCTCCCACACTGGATGCTGGGAAATAGGCAAAGCGTGCCTCCCCACTGACAGCCTCAGCTGCAGGGCTGCCGCCATTGCTGAAGGGATTTTGGATTACGGCCTGGGGAGTAGGAGGACACAGAGGCCACCCTTAGCCATCTTTGTTCCCCAACCCGCTCCCGTGTTGCTGTGTCTGACATTCACTGCATTCTATGGCGAATGGAAAACCCCTGTGTGCCACTCCACTCTGTCTCCTAGCCCCGGAACTCAGCAGATACTCAGTGATCACCTGATGGGTTGATTCATTTTTACCTCTAAAAGTCTTTCCTGTTACTCTCATCCCCCTtttacagaaaacaacaaaaaaaaatgacatttcaaaacTCCTGACCCAAATTTCACCTTGCAGAACGGGGATATGACCCACACAACGCAATGGGTCTAAAGGCAGCATCTGTGTCCCACCTGCCCCACTCCCTGGGGATCCCCAAGAAGAGAGTTACTGtcccctctccatccccccaGGGGTTGTGGGCACCTACCAGTGGGAAGGGTGCTGCGGGACCTGGGGGCACAGATGCAGCAGTGGGGCCAGGACGTTGGGCTGCCCCATCCACACCCACCTGGGTCACAGCCTGCTGACCCCCAGCGAAGGCAGCCGTAGACACAACGCTGACGGCGCCAGCCGTGTCGCCCTGGCCATCCAGCTGACCATCAGTCACCTGGACTACGCGGTACGTCACCTGCAGGGGGCAGCAAAGCGGCGAGATGGGTTCTAGGGTCCCGGCAGGGGCCAGGTCCGAGCCCCTCCCAGCTCGCCCTCTGGACCCTCAGCTCGACACTCCACTTGCCCGCGGGCTCCCGGCCCGGAGCCTCACCTGTCCTCCATTATTCTCTGTGCGGAACTGGTACTGGATGTTGTGGTCGCCAAACGCCGCCTGCTGGACGCTGGCGATGGCCACCGCCGTCTGCTCCTCCGCCCCAGGGCCGTCCCCGCCTGcggtcggggagggggggggggatggtcagTGGTCACGCGGCCTAGGCGCCCCCAGTCCCCTCCCCGGGCTCAGGCCGCAGACCCGGTGGGCCCCTCGAGTACTCACCTTCCTGCAGCTCGACGCCCTCCTCTGCCTCGGGTCCCTTGTCGTGACTGCGAGGAGGACGGGAAGGAGAGGGGGTCAGGGCCGCCCCCGCCCCTTTGCCCAGGTGCACGGCCCCCGTCCCGCCCAGCCCGGTCTGGAGCTGGGATACCGCTAGGACCCGGGACCCAGGGTATTAGCGCGGGGCCCCCCTCCCTCGCGGCCTCCATTTTGAGCTGGGCCCGGCGGCCGCTCGGGATCATGGCGGCCCGGTCGCCAGGCCGAAGGGCCGGGACCGGGGCGCGCGGGGGCACGGACCGGTCCGGCATTCTTACctggcggcggcagcagcggtgGCCGAGGCAGCGGGATCCAGACCCGGGTCCAGCATGTccatggggggggtgggggcggggggggcgcggggcccgggggggggaggggaggggaggggagggaggggagggggcgggcggcCGGGGGGGCCCCGAGCCCGGCGCTCACGCCGCGCGGCAGGAGGGGACGGAGGAGACACGGGAGCCGCTCGCGCTGATCACGGGGACAAACAGTGGGGTCATGTGAGGAGGAgatgccgccgccgccgccgccgccgctgctcctgcagccgccgccgccgcctccgcccgcCCGCCCTCCGGCTCCCGGCGGCTCCCGGCTCCGGGACGCAGCGCGGCCGCCCCCCGCCCGCTGCACGCGGCCCTCAGGCCTCCTTCCCtgagcagccgccgccgccgccgcgactttttttttaacccggCCCGCCCTGGATGGCTGCCGCCTCTCCCCTGGATCGCCGGCTCGCGCGTCCGCCGCCCGGCCTGGCCCAGTCCGGCGGCGGATCGCTGCTGCAGCCGCCgctgctttctattttttccccctttttttcctcctttacttGAGCTGCGCGCgcgcggcggcagcggcggcggcggcggcggcggcggcgcgagcCCGGGGCCGACGCGCGCGGGGGGAGGGCAGCCCCCGGGGAGCGCGCGCGCTGTGTGTCTCGGATggcgggcgggcgcgcgcggGCCCGGGTCTCGGCGGGGCGCGAGGTCGCCGTCGCCGCCTCCGCCTGGCACCCGCCGACAGGCCAACCGGTGGAACGCGGGCCCAGATGGAACGCCAGGGGACCCGGAGGAGGGGCTCCGGTCGCCCGGGACGAGGCAGGCTGCGGGGTTTGGAGAAGTAAAgtaggtcggggggggggggggggcggggaggtgaaCGGGGTTGAAGGGGAGaggagcgcgcgcgcgcgctcccgGCGGCCGGGCGGAGGTGCGCGAAGGCGGAGGACTGGGGCGCATGCGCACGtctgggcggggccggggcgcgcACGCAAGCCCAGGCGGAGCCTGCGTGGGGCACGTACTCCCggcctggggaggaaggcagaccCGGTTCTTTCCTCCCGGCCCAGGAGGCAAGTCCTGAGAGAAAACTGGACACATGGCCTTTTGCACACTCgcaggcacgcacacacacagacgcagCAGCTTCCCGGCTACCCACTTCGTGCAGCAAAACAAACACATCCCTCTAGACACAGGCCTTGTAATGATAAGTTTTATTAGACTTAGGAGGGCAAGATAATCAATAgtccctcaaattaaaaaacaaaaaacaaaaaaaaagtacaaaaggtACATACAAAACGTGAGATCAGACGACTAAACTTTCTCGACTCAGGGCCAAGTTctgcaagggagaaaaaaagagggtgtGAGCTGGGGACTCTGGAGGAGAGTCCAGGAAGGGTCTTAAAGCCAGGGAGGGCTGTTCACTCACCTTCTTAAGCCTCCTCTCCCGGGAAGCCTGGGAGTCGGTCTCAGAGTAAGGGGGAGGCGCTGGAGGGTAGTAggcctcctcatcttcctccctgTAAGGTCTCCTCCTCTCAGCTGGCCCCTTTTTCCTCAAGGCCTCTTCTAATAAACGCCCATCATATTGGGGGTCCCCAGACCTGGAGCTATCTTCCCGAGGGTCCCGGGAGCGGTGGTAGCGGGACCTAGGGTCAGCATAAGGGCGGTCTCTAGACCTGAAGTCATCATAGTGGGGATCCCGGGAGTGTGGAAATTCCCTTGGGTCATCTTGGTCATAGAGATCATCCCGGCTTCGGCTTCTGGGAGGTCCATACGCTTGGCCTCTCCTCCCCCTACTTGGGGGAGACCTCCTCCCAGATTCAGCAGAGCTTGGCCGGGTAAGGTCATCCAGAGCATCCACAGATCGTGCACGGGGCCGCCCGGCCCCCCAGCCACTCCCTGGCCGCTCCATGGGGGCCTCTTGCTCCCACCGCCTGGGACTCTGAGGGGAGTGGTGACTCCATTCTTCATCTCGGATTGGGGTAAGGGCAGGACCCCGGGATGGCCGGGATCTCCAGTCGTCCTCATGGAGGGAGGTGACTTCACTCATGGCtgtaggggaggggaggtgggggtgtgtCACTGACTGCTGGGAGGTCAGGAACTCCAGGGCCCAGCAGTGTCACCCACTTGGCTCATACACTTTCTAGAAGACCCTAAACTTCTCATCTTTTTAAGTATTGACATGCAGGGTCCCGTACACTTCTcactgtggctgtggctgtggctgtggcagggaaggagggactgTGCCCAGGATTTGCCACAAGCATACACAGGGCAGGTGTCAGGGAGACTTggttctccctccccactcaggaACCCCTCAAACCCCAAGGCTCCCACTCACCCCGCTCTACGCGGCCATTGGGGGCACCAGGTCGAGAAGGGTCAAAGTTGGCCAGCTCTTTTTCCATGTAGTACAGGACCCGCATGGAGTCGTCCTGCTGGCTGGCCTGAATTCTGTAGCCACTGCGGACTTCTAAGGACAGGAGATGGAGGTGATCAGTTTAGAAGAGCAGATGTAGACCCAGCTCCCTCCCCTAAAGGCATGTCCAATCTTTTAACAGTTGGTTCTTACCAGAGGTCACACTGCTGTCTG
This genomic interval from Panthera leo isolate Ple1 chromosome E2, P.leo_Ple1_pat1.1, whole genome shotgun sequence contains the following:
- the USF2 gene encoding upstream stimulatory factor 2; this translates as MDMLDPGLDPAASATAAAAASHDKGPEAEEGVELQEGGDGPGAEEQTAVAIASVQQAAFGDHNIQYQFRTENNGGQVTYRVVQVTDGQLDGQGDTAGAVSVVSTAAFAGGQQAVTQVGVDGAAQRPGPTAASVPPGPAAPFPLAVIQNPFSNGGSPAAEAVSGEARFAYFPASSVGDTTAVSVQTTDQSLQAGGQFYVMMTPQDVLQTGTQRTIAPRTHPYSPKIDGTRTPRDERRRAQHNEVERRRRDKINNWIVQLSKIIPDCNADNSKTGASKGGILSKACDYIRELRQTNQRMQETFKEAERLQMDNELLRQQIEELKNENAVLRAQLQQHNLEMVGESTRQ
- the LSR gene encoding lipolysis-stimulated lipoprotein receptor isoform X4, whose amino-acid sequence is MAPVARGLSWGMGPHLAFRGWGAVVFVWLFLSTLCTAPASAIQVTVSDPYHVVILFQPVTLPCTYQATTTPTAPIVIWKYKSFCRDRIADAFSPASVDNQLNAQLAAGNPGYNPYVECQDSMRTVRVVATKQGNAVTLGDYYQGRRITITGNADLTFDQTGWGDSGVYYCSVVSAQDLQGNNEAYAELIVLVYAAGKAATSGVPSIYAPSTYAHLSPAKTPPPPAMIPMGPIYNGYPGDFDRNSSVGGHSSQVPLLRDTDSSVTSEVRSGYRIQASQQDDSMRVLYYMEKELANFDPSRPGAPNGRVERAMSEVTSLHEDDWRSRPSRGPALTPIRDEEWSHHSPQSPRRWEQEAPMERPGSGWGAGRPRARSVDALDDLTRPSSAESGRRSPPSRGRRGQAYGPPRSRSRDDLYDQDDPREFPHSRDPHYDDFRSRDRPYADPRSRYHRSRDPREDSSRSGDPQYDGRLLEEALRKKGPAERRRPYREEDEEAYYPPAPPPYSETDSQASRERRLKKNLALSRESLVV
- the LSR gene encoding lipolysis-stimulated lipoprotein receptor isoform X3, whose translation is MAPVARGLSWGMGPHLAFRGWGAVVFVWLFLSTLCTAPASAIQVTVSDPYHVVILFQPVTLPCTYQATTTPTAPIVIWKYKSFCRDRIADAFSPASVDNQLNAQLAAGNPGYNPYVECQDSMRTVRVVATKQGNAVTLGDYYQGRRITITGNADLTFDQTGWGDSGVYYCSVVSAQDLQGNNEAYAELIVLVYAAGKAATSGVPSIYAPSTYAHLSPAKTPPPPAMIPMGPIYNGYPGDFDRNSSVGGHSSQVPLLRDTDSSVTSEVRSGYRIQASQQDDSMRVLYYMEKELANFDPSRPGAPNGRVERAMSEVTSLHEDDWRSRPSRGPALTPIRDEEWSHHSPQSPRRWEQEAPMERPGSGWGAGRPRARSVDALDDLTRPSSAESGRRSPPSRGRRGQAYGPPRSRSRDDLYDQDDPREFPHSRDPHYDDFRSRDRPYADPRSRYHRSRDPREDSSRSGDPQYDGRLLEEALRKKGPAERRRPYREEDEEAYYPPAPPPYSETDSQASRERRLKKVSEQPSLALRPFLDSPPESPAHTLFFSPLQNLALSRESLVV